The following are from one region of the Corynebacterium hindlerae genome:
- a CDS encoding glutamate--cysteine ligase, which produces MAIEFAQTQNHTLGVEWEIALIDPDTRDLVPLADEVIAELADDDLDVRVEREFLSNTVEMVTGVCETVGDAITQLSGGLSAVRDAAARHGARLWASGSHPFANSEQQQVSDKSHYNEILERTQYWGKQMLIWGVHIHVGIASADRVWPIINAMMTKYPHLLALSASSPGWAGRDTGYASNRTMLYQQLPTAGIPYDFKDWDEWSSFVADQKKSGVIDHDGSMHLDIRPAEKWGTIEVRFSDAPTNLRELAAIAALTHCLIVYYDDLLSAGDTLPSLQQWHNNENKWRAARYGMDAIIITTRDTDEVLVTEDLELLLGVLAPIAEKLGCAKELGYVWEIMAGGAAYQRQRAEFERTGNWGTVVDLACTELEEWRP; this is translated from the coding sequence ATGGCCATTGAGTTTGCCCAAACGCAGAACCACACCTTAGGTGTGGAATGGGAGATCGCGCTGATCGACCCCGACACCCGCGATCTTGTGCCACTGGCGGACGAGGTCATCGCGGAACTCGCTGATGACGATCTCGACGTCCGCGTTGAACGCGAGTTCCTCTCCAACACCGTGGAGATGGTCACCGGCGTCTGCGAGACAGTCGGCGACGCCATCACGCAGCTTTCCGGCGGCCTGTCCGCCGTCCGCGACGCCGCAGCGCGACACGGCGCCCGGCTGTGGGCCAGTGGCTCGCACCCTTTTGCAAACTCAGAACAGCAGCAAGTCTCGGACAAGTCCCACTACAACGAGATCTTGGAACGCACCCAGTACTGGGGAAAGCAAATGCTCATCTGGGGAGTCCACATCCATGTGGGAATCGCCTCAGCGGACCGGGTTTGGCCGATCATCAACGCCATGATGACCAAATACCCGCACCTACTTGCCCTATCCGCCAGCTCCCCAGGATGGGCCGGTCGCGACACCGGGTACGCGTCGAACCGCACGATGCTGTACCAGCAGCTCCCCACCGCCGGAATCCCATACGACTTTAAGGACTGGGACGAGTGGTCTTCCTTCGTGGCGGATCAGAAGAAATCCGGGGTGATCGACCACGATGGCTCCATGCACCTGGACATTCGCCCTGCGGAAAAGTGGGGAACCATTGAGGTGCGCTTCTCCGACGCCCCCACCAACCTGCGGGAACTCGCAGCCATCGCAGCCCTGACCCACTGCCTGATCGTGTACTACGACGATCTGCTCTCTGCGGGAGACACCCTGCCGAGCCTGCAGCAATGGCACAACAACGAAAATAAGTGGCGCGCTGCCCGCTACGGGATGGACGCCATCATTATCACCACTCGCGATACCGACGAAGTACTGGTCACTGAGGACCTTGAGTTATTGCTCGGCGTGCTCGCGCCCATCGCGGAGAAGCTGGGCTGCGCCAAGGAACTGGGCTACGTGTGGGAAATCATGGCAGGTGGCGCTGCCTACCAGAGGCAGCGCGCCGAGTTCGAACGCACTGGAAACTGGGGCACCGTTGTGGACTTGGCGTGCACCGAATTGGAGGAGTGGCGCCCCTAG
- a CDS encoding monovalent cation/H(+) antiporter subunit G translates to MNLLFDIASLVCIFGGTILVLATAVGMARFRDTLSRLHSVTKPQTLGLILTVLGALLRLLGSGELTPGNKGDMGALVLVILFALLTAPVVGQRIGRIARREQLYDADHLMRNDTAR, encoded by the coding sequence ATGAATCTGCTATTCGACATCGCCTCGCTGGTCTGCATTTTCGGCGGCACGATCCTGGTGTTGGCCACTGCCGTCGGCATGGCCCGCTTCCGCGACACGCTCTCCCGCCTGCATTCCGTGACCAAACCACAAACGCTGGGCTTGATCCTCACCGTGCTCGGCGCGCTGCTCCGCCTCCTCGGTTCGGGTGAACTCACGCCCGGCAACAAAGGTGACATGGGCGCGCTCGTCCTGGTGATCCTGTTTGCGCTGCTCACCGCCCCAGTGGTCGGCCAGCGCATCGGGCGCATCGCCCGGCGCGAGCAGCTTTACGACGCCGACCACCTCATGCGCAACGACACCGCACGCTAG
- a CDS encoding monovalent cation/H+ antiporter complex subunit F yields MDSSLYNLFLTIAACGFVVAFLINGYRLLAGPNSLDRLLSLDATVAMIQCALALYICWTLDTTVSNAMMVVALLGFISSVAVTRFRKKDA; encoded by the coding sequence GTGGACTCATCCCTTTACAATCTGTTCCTCACTATCGCCGCCTGCGGTTTTGTGGTGGCGTTCCTGATCAACGGCTACCGGCTGCTCGCTGGGCCCAATTCCCTCGACCGGCTCCTCAGTTTGGACGCCACGGTGGCGATGATCCAGTGCGCCCTCGCCCTGTACATCTGCTGGACCCTAGACACCACGGTCTCCAACGCGATGATGGTGGTGGCGCTGCTCGGCTTCATCTCCTCGGTGGCCGTAACCCGTTTCCGGAAGAAGGACGCCTGA
- a CDS encoding Na+/H+ antiporter subunit E, with protein MISGIQRRFRPMTILWLTLMWCLLYGEFSWANILGGMAVGTLIVLLFPLPALPVSGMRIRWLSLAELIVFFCWDLLISSVRVSLLALRPAPQPPAAIVKVPMRVQEDFVLSLAISLLNLTPGGAVMEVDIPSRILTMHILDARSTAELDRSLRGIAELERRLIRTFEMEV; from the coding sequence ATGATCTCTGGTATTCAGCGTCGGTTCCGTCCCATGACTATCCTGTGGCTCACCCTCATGTGGTGCCTGCTCTACGGGGAGTTTTCCTGGGCCAACATCTTGGGCGGTATGGCCGTGGGTACCCTCATTGTGCTGCTGTTTCCGCTGCCTGCGCTCCCGGTTTCCGGTATGCGCATCCGATGGCTTTCCCTGGCAGAATTGATCGTTTTCTTCTGTTGGGATCTGCTGATTTCCTCGGTGCGGGTGAGCCTCCTGGCACTGCGCCCTGCTCCCCAGCCGCCGGCAGCGATTGTGAAAGTGCCGATGCGGGTGCAGGAAGACTTCGTGCTGTCGCTGGCGATCTCGCTGCTCAACCTCACCCCAGGCGGCGCTGTCATGGAAGTAGACATCCCGTCCCGCATCCTCACCATGCACATCCTGGACGCCCGTTCCACCGCCGAGCTAGATCGCAGCTTGCGTGGCATCGCGGAGCTGGAACGACGCCTGATCCGCACGTTTGAAATGGAGGTCTAA
- a CDS encoding Na+/H+ antiporter subunit D: MPDSIILWLLPALPYLIALPIIVPATAAALVLVFGRFHNLQRVIALGALFALIVLCTLLVVLVDFSGIHTLQIGGWDTPVGITLVADRLATIMLAVSSLVLFCVMWYAIGQGLRDGTDDEPVAVFLPAYLLLTMGVNLAFLAGDLFNLYVGFEVLLVSSYVLLTLGASPSRVRAGVSYVMVSMLSSIVFLFALGLVYAAVGTMNMAQISQRMADVPSGTRTAIFAVLLVAFGIKAAVFPLYSWLPDSYPTAPALVTAVFAGLLTKVGVYSIIRARYVLFIDGRLDTVLMWAGLLTMIVGILGAMAQNDIKRLLSFTLVSHIGYMIMGISFASAHGLAGAMFYAVHHILVQTALFLVVGLIERQAGSSSLRSLGSLAYASPVLAMLYLIPALNLGGIPPFSGFLGKVILVEAAAEHGGTMAWVLVGGAVVTSLLTLYTMVLVWSKAFWRDRADAPDGQLATARPTPLSDVQDMVHIDERADVGRMPVGMVAPTAVLVAASLAVTVLAGPLSGVATRSATTSLDVTQYRTAVLGTDDSAPGRTASLSHDAQEAHP, encoded by the coding sequence ATGCCTGATTCCATTATCCTGTGGCTGCTCCCCGCGCTGCCCTACCTGATCGCGCTACCGATCATCGTGCCCGCCACAGCGGCGGCCTTGGTGCTCGTCTTCGGCCGGTTCCACAACCTGCAACGCGTGATCGCCCTCGGGGCGCTGTTCGCGCTGATCGTGCTCTGTACGCTGCTCGTGGTGCTGGTCGATTTCTCCGGAATTCATACCTTGCAAATCGGCGGGTGGGACACCCCGGTTGGCATCACCCTCGTGGCTGACCGACTCGCCACGATCATGCTGGCGGTGTCTTCTCTCGTGCTGTTCTGCGTGATGTGGTACGCGATCGGCCAGGGCCTCCGCGACGGTACCGACGACGAACCCGTCGCTGTGTTCCTCCCCGCATACCTGCTGCTCACGATGGGTGTGAACCTGGCGTTCCTGGCGGGCGACCTGTTCAACCTCTACGTCGGTTTCGAGGTGCTGCTGGTGTCCTCCTACGTGCTACTCACGCTAGGGGCCTCGCCGAGCCGCGTGCGTGCTGGTGTGTCCTACGTGATGGTCTCGATGCTCAGCTCCATCGTGTTCCTCTTCGCGCTGGGCCTGGTGTACGCGGCCGTAGGAACGATGAATATGGCGCAGATTTCGCAGCGTATGGCAGACGTCCCTTCCGGAACGCGCACCGCCATCTTCGCCGTTTTGCTCGTCGCCTTCGGCATCAAAGCCGCGGTGTTCCCGCTGTATTCCTGGCTACCAGACTCCTACCCCACCGCTCCGGCACTGGTCACCGCCGTGTTCGCCGGTCTGCTGACCAAGGTGGGCGTGTACTCCATCATCCGCGCCCGCTACGTCCTGTTCATCGATGGTCGCCTCGACACCGTGCTGATGTGGGCGGGGCTGCTCACCATGATCGTCGGTATTTTGGGCGCGATGGCGCAAAATGACATCAAACGCCTCCTGTCGTTCACGCTGGTCAGCCACATCGGCTACATGATCATGGGCATTTCCTTCGCCTCCGCCCACGGGCTGGCCGGTGCCATGTTCTACGCCGTCCACCACATTTTGGTGCAAACCGCGCTGTTCCTGGTCGTTGGCCTCATCGAGCGCCAAGCCGGATCGTCCTCGCTCCGCTCGCTGGGGTCGCTGGCGTATGCGTCTCCGGTGCTCGCGATGTTGTACCTGATCCCGGCCCTCAACTTGGGAGGCATCCCACCGTTCTCGGGGTTCCTGGGCAAGGTGATTTTGGTGGAAGCGGCCGCCGAACATGGCGGCACCATGGCCTGGGTGTTGGTCGGCGGCGCGGTCGTGACGTCCCTGCTCACCCTGTACACGATGGTGCTGGTGTGGTCGAAGGCATTTTGGCGCGACCGTGCCGATGCCCCCGACGGCCAACTCGCCACCGCACGCCCCACCCCGCTATCCGATGTGCAGGACATGGTACACATTGACGAACGCGCCGACGTCGGCCGCATGCCAGTGGGCATGGTGGCCCCCACCGCAGTGCTGGTCGCGGCATCCCTGGCGGTGACGGTGCTGGCTGGCCCGCTTTCTGGGGTGGCCACACGTTCGGCCACCACGTCACTCGACGTCACGCAGTATCGCACCGCCGTCCTCGGCACCGACGATAGTGCCCCAGGCAGAACCGCATCACTGTCCCACGATGCTCAGGAGGCACACCCATGA
- a CDS encoding Na(+)/H(+) antiporter subunit C: protein MVANFALLTAAAVLVACGVYLVLERAITRMLMGLLLMGNGANLLILTAGGGAGAPPIKGRESAVNAVDADPLAQAMILTAIVISMAMTAFILALAYRQYQYRTADILQDDTEDTVVAKRPATASAAPDHDLSDDPTTGHPTHTGDAFGPASFEQPLQGETDA from the coding sequence ATGGTTGCTAATTTCGCCCTACTCACCGCCGCGGCGGTCCTGGTCGCCTGCGGCGTCTACCTGGTCCTTGAACGAGCCATCACCAGGATGCTCATGGGGTTGCTGCTCATGGGCAACGGCGCCAATCTGCTCATCCTCACGGCAGGCGGTGGCGCCGGGGCGCCGCCGATCAAGGGGCGCGAATCTGCGGTGAATGCCGTCGACGCGGACCCACTGGCCCAAGCGATGATCCTCACTGCCATTGTGATTTCGATGGCGATGACCGCGTTCATCCTGGCCCTGGCTTATCGCCAGTATCAATACCGCACGGCCGATATTCTGCAGGACGATACGGAGGATACGGTCGTCGCAAAGCGGCCTGCTACTGCCTCCGCCGCACCTGACCACGACCTTTCCGACGACCCAACCACCGGCCACCCGACGCACACCGGCGACGCGTTCGGGCCCGCGTCCTTCGAACAACCGTTGCAGGGAGAAACCGATGCCTGA
- a CDS encoding Na+/H+ antiporter subunit A, translating into MIVLFLALLINALIAPLLVQKFGRAAFGALALTPAAGFVWVARHLGETHQSSFEWMPSTHLNIELRLDPLASLFSLIILGVGALVLLYCWGYFSQAPRRLGAFAAEMAAFTMAMFGLVISDNLLLMFVFWEITSVLSFLLVGYYSERASSRRSAGQALMVTTLGGLAMLVGIIMLGYGAGTWTLSALAEGPAVASTPYLTTAAVLILVGALSKSAIAPMHFWLPGAMAAPTPVSAYLHSAAMVKAGIYLVARLAPELAHLPTWHLVVIPFGLFTMLMAGWMALRQKDLKLILAYGTLSQLGFIMTLVGIGSREALMAGLALTVGHALFKAALFMVVGAIDHATGTRDVRKLSGLGRKQPGLAVIATVSAASMAGLPPLVGFVAKEAAITAVLHEQLLVGMPGRMTLTGIVLGSVLTMAYSLYFLWSAFATKPDSGCSEAVRGMHSVGWWLWSPPALLTGGSVVAGLAPQLIDAPITHHLSTIYPDEPASHLALWHGFTVPLAITAVIITAGVVMHWQRRVLAGLHFSQPALGSANAAYDRVLEALRTVSLKITANTQRGSLPINEAIILLTLVLLPLVALITGQRTNVRMELWDTPLQGVIAVIVIIAAIAVTVLDNRISALIMVGMTGYGISMIFALHGAPDLALTQLLVETVSVVVFMLVLRKFPASPKMLPKSNFVRARAWLSVAVGVSVMVLAVFAMNARTTLPVSIFIPDLAKNIGHGANAVNVLLVDIRAWDTFGEISVLVVVATGVASLVYRTRDFSRSSRRPTLQAEGGRWLATSVDDRTRNRSLMIDVATRLLFPSMLALSAYFFFAGHNGPGGGFAGGLVAALAFTLRYLAGGRRELEVALPIDPSKLLGVGLLLAATATIAPLFFGMPPLTSHYWELQLPLIGHMAVVTPLLFDAGVYLIVIGLILHILGSLGARLDKDEEVRKQRARERRNRLQSKDV; encoded by the coding sequence GTGATTGTCCTTTTTCTAGCCCTCCTCATCAACGCTCTCATTGCCCCGCTGCTGGTGCAGAAGTTCGGGCGCGCCGCCTTTGGTGCGCTCGCGCTCACTCCCGCAGCTGGTTTCGTCTGGGTAGCCCGCCACCTTGGCGAAACCCACCAATCAAGCTTCGAATGGATGCCCAGTACTCACCTCAATATTGAGTTGCGACTGGATCCGCTGGCCAGCTTGTTCAGCTTGATCATTCTCGGCGTCGGCGCCCTAGTCCTGCTTTATTGTTGGGGCTATTTCAGCCAGGCGCCACGGCGCCTCGGCGCCTTCGCAGCTGAGATGGCAGCGTTCACCATGGCGATGTTTGGTCTGGTGATTTCCGACAACCTGCTGCTCATGTTCGTCTTTTGGGAAATCACCTCTGTGCTGTCTTTCCTGCTGGTCGGGTATTACTCGGAACGGGCGTCGTCAAGGCGCAGTGCCGGGCAGGCGCTGATGGTCACCACGTTGGGTGGCCTGGCGATGCTGGTGGGCATCATCATGCTCGGCTACGGGGCGGGGACTTGGACGCTGTCTGCGCTCGCCGAAGGCCCGGCGGTCGCGAGCACCCCGTACCTGACCACAGCGGCGGTGTTGATCCTGGTAGGTGCGCTATCCAAGTCCGCAATCGCCCCGATGCACTTTTGGCTGCCCGGCGCGATGGCCGCGCCGACCCCGGTGAGTGCCTACCTGCACTCCGCAGCGATGGTGAAGGCCGGCATTTATCTGGTGGCGCGCCTGGCTCCCGAGCTGGCGCACCTTCCCACGTGGCACCTGGTGGTGATCCCGTTTGGGCTGTTCACCATGCTGATGGCGGGTTGGATGGCGCTGCGCCAGAAAGATCTCAAGCTGATCTTGGCGTACGGCACGCTCTCCCAGCTGGGGTTCATCATGACGTTGGTGGGCATCGGTTCCCGGGAAGCGCTGATGGCGGGGCTGGCGCTGACGGTGGGCCACGCGCTGTTTAAGGCGGCGCTATTCATGGTGGTGGGCGCGATTGATCATGCGACGGGGACGCGTGATGTCCGCAAGCTGTCGGGGCTCGGTCGCAAGCAGCCTGGTTTGGCGGTGATCGCCACGGTTTCGGCGGCGTCGATGGCAGGCCTGCCGCCCCTGGTGGGGTTTGTGGCGAAGGAAGCGGCGATCACTGCGGTTCTGCATGAACAGCTGCTGGTGGGGATGCCGGGCCGGATGACGCTGACGGGCATCGTCCTCGGTTCCGTCCTGACCATGGCGTATTCGCTGTACTTCCTGTGGTCCGCCTTCGCCACCAAACCGGACTCCGGCTGCTCGGAGGCGGTGCGGGGGATGCACTCGGTGGGGTGGTGGTTGTGGTCGCCACCTGCGCTGCTCACGGGAGGTAGCGTGGTGGCCGGGCTCGCGCCGCAGCTTATCGACGCCCCCATCACCCATCACTTGTCCACCATCTACCCTGATGAGCCCGCCTCCCACCTCGCCTTGTGGCATGGTTTCACGGTTCCGCTGGCCATCACGGCCGTGATTATCACCGCTGGTGTTGTGATGCATTGGCAGCGGCGCGTGCTAGCCGGACTGCACTTTTCCCAGCCGGCGCTGGGCAGCGCGAACGCTGCCTATGACAGGGTGCTTGAGGCGCTGCGGACAGTGTCGCTGAAGATCACGGCGAATACCCAGCGTGGTTCGCTGCCGATCAACGAGGCCATCATTTTGCTGACTTTAGTGCTGTTGCCGCTGGTGGCATTGATTACTGGGCAACGGACGAATGTGCGCATGGAGCTGTGGGACACCCCGTTGCAAGGCGTGATTGCCGTTATTGTAATCATCGCGGCCATCGCGGTGACGGTACTGGATAACCGCATCTCGGCGCTGATCATGGTGGGGATGACGGGTTACGGCATTTCCATGATTTTCGCGCTGCATGGTGCCCCGGATTTGGCGCTGACGCAGCTACTCGTGGAAACCGTGTCCGTGGTGGTGTTCATGCTGGTGCTCCGTAAGTTTCCCGCGAGCCCTAAAATGCTGCCCAAAAGCAACTTCGTGCGTGCCCGGGCGTGGCTCTCCGTAGCGGTGGGTGTGTCCGTGATGGTGTTGGCGGTGTTCGCGATGAATGCCCGCACCACCCTCCCGGTGTCTATCTTCATCCCGGATTTGGCCAAGAACATCGGCCACGGAGCGAACGCGGTGAACGTGCTGTTGGTGGATATCCGCGCCTGGGACACCTTCGGCGAGATTTCGGTGCTGGTCGTTGTGGCCACGGGCGTGGCCTCTCTGGTGTATCGCACGAGGGATTTCTCGCGTTCGTCACGACGCCCCACGCTACAAGCCGAGGGCGGCCGGTGGCTCGCCACCTCCGTGGATGATCGCACCCGGAATCGTTCCCTCATGATCGATGTGGCCACCCGGCTGCTGTTCCCGTCGATGCTCGCGCTCAGCGCCTACTTCTTCTTCGCAGGTCACAATGGGCCGGGCGGCGGTTTCGCCGGTGGCCTCGTCGCTGCCCTCGCGTTCACACTGCGTTATCTGGCAGGTGGCCGACGCGAGCTGGAAGTAGCGCTACCGATCGATCCATCGAAACTGCTGGGCGTAGGCCTGTTGCTGGCAGCGACCGCCACCATCGCGCCCCTGTTCTTCGGGATGCCGCCACTGACCAGCCACTACTGGGAGCTCCAGCTACCGCTGATCGGCCACATGGCCGTGGTCACGCCGCTGCTTTTCGACGCCGGTGTGTACCTCATCGTCATCGGACTGATCCTCCACATACTGGGTAGCCTCGGCGCCCGCTTGGATAAAGACGAGGAAGTGCGTAAACAGCGCGCCCGGGAGCGTCGCAATCGACTACAGAGTAAGGACGTGTAA
- a CDS encoding acetyl-CoA acetyltransferase, giving the protein MFTQTTTSPRTGFQRHTNELAADPFQARFGHNLPSDLRGEARGMSWRTFTETYAPTSAIRIHNMFSEPLPGHRYNFFTNITTMRGQRRITLGRDIEATGPISACTNILAEMNCPIEIVSFHQMDIFEATVTFVKATFRGTTVWAMGFGPDRDNSGAAAMSSAAHRLHGHKFV; this is encoded by the coding sequence ATGTTCACCCAAACGACCACCTCCCCGCGCACAGGTTTTCAACGTCATACCAACGAGCTAGCAGCGGACCCTTTCCAAGCACGATTCGGCCACAACCTGCCTAGCGATCTTCGTGGAGAAGCTCGGGGGATGTCCTGGCGGACGTTCACCGAAACTTACGCACCTACCAGTGCAATTCGAATTCACAACATGTTTTCCGAGCCACTTCCTGGCCACCGCTACAACTTCTTCACGAACATCACCACCATGCGCGGTCAACGTCGCATCACCCTCGGTCGCGATATTGAAGCGACCGGACCTATTTCCGCCTGCACCAACATTCTCGCTGAGATGAACTGCCCGATCGAGATCGTCAGCTTCCACCAGATGGATATTTTCGAGGCAACCGTCACCTTCGTTAAGGCAACGTTCCGCGGGACCACTGTCTGGGCTATGGGCTTTGGCCCGGATCGTGACAACTCGGGTGCTGCCGCTATGAGCTCCGCAGCGCACCGACTCCACGGCCACAAGTTCGTCTAA
- a CDS encoding dipeptidase produces MTNSIESIRDHITGQRDRIFKDLSELTSFNSVHSTPELAEELAGAANWVEQALTDAGLNVTHHDGIDGARIFIATKDPEPGQPTVLLYSHYDVVPAGDLAKWTSDPFTLTERDGRWYARGAADCKGNLVMHLAALRAVAEHGGTPLGLRVVIEGSEEMGGEGLENLIDTRPELFQADVIFIADSGNVAVGKPTLTTTLRGGGQMQVTLDTLRAPVHSGGFGGAAPDAVFAMVRLLNTLRDESGLITIDGLDCTQQWDGLPYDEADFRADAGILDGVAVMGSGTAGVADQVWARPAISITGWTSTPVAEAVNAVPATCSANLQFRVPPGLTAQQVADALEAHLRKHTPWGAHITIETSGLNDPFRTDINGPAVTYFNSCMADAFSSDVVTVGSGGSIPLCEKLQSIMPSAEITLFGVEEPSCVIHSPDESVAPEEIRDIAIAEALFLLNYKA; encoded by the coding sequence ATGACTAACTCGATTGAATCCATCCGCGACCACATCACGGGCCAGCGCGACCGCATTTTCAAGGACCTTTCCGAGCTCACGTCCTTCAACTCGGTGCACTCCACGCCGGAACTCGCTGAGGAGCTCGCCGGCGCAGCGAACTGGGTAGAGCAGGCGCTTACCGACGCCGGACTCAACGTCACTCACCACGACGGCATCGACGGCGCCCGCATCTTCATCGCCACCAAGGACCCAGAACCAGGTCAGCCTACCGTCCTGCTGTACTCCCACTATGACGTGGTTCCAGCGGGCGACCTGGCCAAATGGACTTCCGATCCGTTCACCCTCACCGAGCGTGATGGCCGCTGGTACGCCCGAGGCGCAGCCGACTGCAAGGGCAACCTGGTCATGCACTTGGCTGCGTTGCGCGCTGTTGCTGAGCACGGTGGCACCCCGCTGGGGCTCCGCGTTGTGATCGAAGGTTCTGAGGAGATGGGTGGCGAGGGCTTGGAAAACCTCATCGACACCCGGCCAGAACTGTTCCAAGCCGATGTTATTTTCATCGCGGATTCGGGGAATGTGGCCGTCGGTAAGCCGACGCTCACCACGACGCTACGCGGTGGCGGCCAAATGCAGGTCACCCTCGACACCCTCCGCGCACCCGTCCATTCTGGCGGTTTCGGTGGCGCCGCGCCTGATGCCGTTTTCGCCATGGTGCGCCTGCTCAACACGCTCCGCGACGAGAGCGGCCTGATCACCATCGACGGCCTCGACTGCACCCAGCAGTGGGACGGCCTTCCCTACGATGAAGCCGACTTCCGCGCCGACGCCGGCATCCTCGACGGCGTTGCAGTCATGGGCTCCGGCACTGCAGGAGTCGCCGATCAGGTATGGGCGCGTCCGGCAATCTCCATCACCGGCTGGACCTCCACCCCAGTGGCCGAAGCAGTCAACGCCGTCCCAGCAACCTGCTCCGCGAACCTCCAGTTCCGCGTCCCACCAGGACTCACCGCCCAGCAAGTCGCCGACGCCCTCGAGGCCCACCTGCGTAAACACACCCCATGGGGCGCACACATCACCATCGAAACCTCAGGCCTCAACGACCCCTTCCGCACCGACATCAACGGCCCCGCAGTCACCTACTTCAACAGCTGCATGGCAGACGCCTTTTCCTCTGACGTAGTAACCGTCGGCTCCGGTGGCTCCATCCCGCTGTGCGAAAAGCTGCAGTCGATCATGCCATCCGCTGAAATTACACTGTTTGGCGTCGAAGAACCGTCTTGCGTGATCCACTCCCCTGACGAGTCCGTGGCTCCAGAAGAAATCCGCGATATTGCGATCGCCGAAGCTCTGTTCTTGCTGAACTACAAGGCATAA